Below is a genomic region from Thermocladium sp. ECH_B.
CTTATCCAGTATTTCCGGGTTATCTATGTCCACTGCTATGAAGAGTCTCATGAAATAATCCAGTTAGTGGGATTAATAAGAGAAGCGATAATCTGACCTCCTCCCCACCCTGAAGGGCGAGTTTTGCCGTTCGTTTTATCAGCAATGGAGAGTCATTAATCGCTTGATGTTAGGGTAATATTAATGCTGAGCGATATTTATGAAGCAAACATGCCTAGTCCCTCAAAGGTCCAGAGTGATCAGAGCTTAGATATATTGCGTATCCATCGTCCCAGCAGTTCGCAAGTGTCTGGGCTAACGTGTCCTCCTTTTCCGCAGTCCTTTATATAGGGGCAATAAAAGCACGGTATTGACATGAGCAGCTCTATATCAGTACCCATGCCGGTCTTCATGCCCTCAACAAGGGCCTTTGCCCTCTTCACGCCTGCATCAGTTAATCTAACGACATATTGGCTTCGCTTGTCTCCACCAACCTTATCTCGCTCTATTAATCCTCTCCTCTCTAGTTTGCTGAGCGCAGGTATTCCGGATTTGCTGTTTATTCCCGCCATTCGCCATAAGTCCCTTTGATTATATTGATTTCCAAGTTTTATTAGCGCTATTAAGATCTTGCTCTCATTCTCATCTAATTCCCCATACTCATCCTCCCCGCTCATTGAACGTTCGTTTAATGCTTTATTAAAAATGTTGTGTTTTCTTTCGTATTCATTCTTTATTCTACTGGTATAGAATATAATATAGTAAACATTAAAATCCATCTTTATTAGAAAACGATTTCATCATTTTAATCAACATAATAATAACCATAAAATAGAAGTGCCTATTATATTAGTAAAATTTTTTAAACGGTAATTGCAGGCGTAGAGTTGTATGTGGACGGGTGATTCAATGTGGATATAAAGAATGTGGCGGTAATAGGAGCTGGAGAAATGGGGCACGGAATAGCTGAGCTATTCGCAATTAATGGCTTTAATGTAAATCTAATGGATGCCTATGAAGATGCGCTAAAGAAAGGGCTCGCCAGGATAAGGGAGAGCCTAAACAAGCTTGCCGAGAAGGGAAAGGTAGGTAACGTGGATGATATAATGAGTAGGATAAAGACATTTACCGATATTCAATCCGCCGTTAAGAACGTTGATCTGGTTGTTGAGGCAGTTCCAGAATTACTCGATCTAAAAATAAAAGTATTCAAAGACGTAGATGCTGCGGCTCCAAGACATGCAATACTTGCATCCAATACCAGCAATATAAGGATAAGCGACTTAGCTGCAGCAACATCAAGGCCGGAAATGGTTGTTGGAATGCATTTCTTCAATCCTCCCGTCGTAATGAAGCTGGTTGAGGTCATAAGGGGATCCAAGACAAGCGATGAAGCATTTCAAGCAATATTTGATCTTTCCAAAACCCTTGGAAAGACTCCGGTTAAGGTGCTTAAGGACTCGCCCGGCTTCATAGTGAATAGGATTCAGGCACCAGAGCTTCTTTTATTGTGCTTGATCCAGGACAAGGGCGTAGCAACGCCGGAGGAAGTTGATGCCTTATTGCTTGGGCAAGGTCTCCCCATGGGAGCCTACGAATTGCTTGACTTCGTTGGAATAGATGTTGTTTATCATAGCATGGAGTACTTCTCCAAGGCCTTATCAGGCGATTACGGTAAATGCGTCACAATAAAGAAGATGTATGAGGAAAAGAGGCTCGGCAAGAAGACTGGCAAGGGGTTCTATGATTGGAGCAAGGGGAGGCCATCCATAGATATAATGAAGGTCACCAATAAGGTTGGTCTCCTTGATTTCTTTGCGGTGGAAATAAATGAGGCAGTTAAGGTGCTTGAGGAGGGAGTGGCTGAGAAGCCGGAGGACGTGGATACCGCCGTCATGCTTGGATTAAATAGGCCATTTGGTCCCTTCAGTGTAGCTAAGAGTCTAAGTAATGAGGAAGTGAAGGCTAAACTGGAATCCCTCGCTAACGAGTTTGGAGTGGATGTTTTCAAGCCGACGAGGTCAATAGTTGAGGGAAAATTACGTGAAGTCGCGCAGGGTCGCGTTAAATTCATAATGGAGCAGCCTCAACAATCAATAACTAGGGAAGCTCGACAGGAGCAAGCTACTAAGCCAGGAGNTGGAGTGGGCCAATTCGAAACCATTAAAGTCGAGAAATTCGATTTCAAGGTTGCCCGCATAAGTTTGAATAGGCCTAAGTATAATACAATAAATGGCAAGGTTCTCGATGAACTTAACGCAGCAATAGATGCCCTTTGGGATGATCCGGAGATCAACGTCGTCATAATAACCGGTGTAGGCGATATTATGTCAGCTGGCGCAGACTTAACGGGCTTCTACTTCTCCAATCCATTGCAATTCACCGAGTTCTCTAGAAAGGGGGAGAGGACATTTAGGAGATTAATGGAGATGCCTAAACTCACCATTGCTGCAATAAAGGGTTACGCTTTGGGCGGTGGCCTTGAATTATCATTAGCATGCGATTTACGGGTTGCCACAGAGGATTCGCAAATAGGATTCCCAGAAGTAACCCTGGGCTTAATACCGGGTTGGGGTGGTACCCAGAGAGCCGTCAAGTTGATTGGCATCAGCAGGGCTAATCAATTAGTGTTGACCGGCGAACGAATAAGCGCTAAAATAGCGCATGAGTGGGGATTAATTAATGTGCTGTTTCCAAGAGATGGCTTTGATGATAGGGTGCTTCAATATGCAAAGGATATAGCCGCCAAGGTAGCGCCAATATCGGTTGCATTAGCCAAGAGACTCACAAATAAGGCTGGTGAAGTAGCTAGCGATGTTGGTCTAGAGATGGAGGCCACCGCGATGGGTTTATTATTCTCCACGGAGGATCTAAAGGAGGGAATAATGGCGTTTTCACAAAAGAGGCAACCAAACTTTAAGGGGAGATGAGGAATGGATGTCTATATAGTTGATTTCCTTAGAACCGCCTTCTCCCGCTCTAGGCCTAATGAGCCGGAGAAGGATGTATTTAATTCGATTAGAATGGATGAGGCGCTGGCCAAGCTAATTAAGGAAGTAGTGAATAGGACCGGAGTTAATCCCAAGGAGATCGGCGACGTAATAACGGGATGCGCCCTACAGGCTGATGAGAATTGGCTATACGCAGGCCGGCACCCTGTCTTTCTGGCTAATCTGCCAATCGAGGTTCCAGCAATGGCTGTTGATAGGGCATGCGCATCAAGCATGACATCTATATCTATTGGAGCAATGGAAATAATGACGGGCAATTCGGATATAGTGCTTGCAGGCGGCATGGAGCACATGACTCATGTGCCTATGAGCAATAATCCACATGTAGCCATAAACTTCAAATTAATGACTGATCCCCATTATGCGCATTTACAAATGGGAATCGGCTACAACATGGGATTAACTGCAGAGAATTTGGCCCGCTATGCCAAGATACCTAAGGATGAAATGGATCAATTAGCCTATAGGAGCCACATGCTTGCCGCTAAGTCCCTTGATGAGGGTTGGTTCAAGGGCGAGATACTGCCACTGGAAGTGGAGTACCAAGGAAGAAGGATAGTGGTGGATAAGGATCAAAGCATTAGGCCAGACACTACCCTGGAGCAAATAGCTAAATTGCCTCCGGCATTCATGGCGAATGGCGTAATCACCGCCGGCAATTCATCCCCGCTAAATGCAGGAGCATCACTGGTAATGTTGATGTCCGAGNAGAAGGTCAAGGAATACGGATTAAAGCCGCTTGCTAAAATACGATCAATGGGGTGGGCTGGGGTTCATCCAGCCTTAATGGGCATGGGCCCTGTGCCGGCCAGTCAAAAGGCGCTTCAACGCGCCGGTTTGAAGCCTGAGGATATAGATTATTGGGAAATAAATGAGGCATTCGCGGTTGTTGTTCTATATGCAATTAAGCAGCTTGGGATCGACATAAATAAGGTGAATATTCATGGGGGAGCAATAGCAATTGGACACCCATTAGGCGCAACCGGGGCAAGAATAACAGGAACATTGGCTAGAATATTAAATGAGAAGGGCAAGAATCTTGGTGTGGCTNCTCTTTGTGTTGGAAGTGGCCAGGGGTTCTCAATAGTTTTGGAGCGGGCGTAATAAAATTAAATGTATAAAACAATCCCTATTTTCTCCATTAATTCCCTGTATCGGCTTCTTATTGTAACATCAGTGACATTAGCTATGCTTGCCACATCCCTCTGCTTAGTTTTTACTCCGAAAACCATCATAGCTATGTATACTGCAGCCGCTGCAACAGAGTATGAGGATTTGCCATTCAATAATCTCTTATCATGCGCCTTGTTCAATATCTCTATCACGAAGCTATATATGGTCTTCTTCTCTATTGAACCAGTATTAATTGAATTAACTAGGGACGAAACATACTTCGCCACATCGCTCCCATTGATTTGAACCTTATCATTAGTTAATTGCTTTATCTTTGTTATTGTCCTATTAAGTCCATGCCCCTCTATTCCAGTTATCTTAATTAATGTCTTTAGTCTACATGGTATGCCCCACTTCTTGCAGTTTAAGTATGTTAATGCAACCGCCGTCTCACGTAGCCTCCCCTTATAGCCATTCTCGGCCAGCCTTCTATATTCGGTTATCACGCTGGATAAAATGAAGCTCGGAATTGATGACCTAGTTATTATTTGTTTAACGACATGCCTTATGGTTGCGACATTGCGCTCTATATTATTAGATCTAATTATGGCTTCTATTTTTCGCTCAAATCCTAATCTACGCTGCTTACCAAGCATTTGCCCCATCTTCAGTAATCCTATGCCATAATGGGGCTGCGTCTCATCAATCACTTGAGCGCGCGCCTTGCTCGGCCTATCCCCGAAATCGCGCCACTCGGCTCCTAAATCAATACGGGGTACTTCTTTAAGCACAGTGCCGCATTTAGCGCAGACTAATTCGCCTGTTTCTCCGTCATAGGCTATCTCGGTCGAACCACAGGCCTTACACTTAAATTCTTCTGCTTCCTCCATAGTGCCTCCCCCTTCTTTTTCCTTCCTTGCCTGACTTTCTGCTTTGCTTTTCGAGGCTCCTCGCATCAACATATATTGGTTTGCCTATTATGAATGATGGGTCCTCCTGGTTGGCCTTTATCAATCCATAAGGTGACTTAACGGGTCCAATCACATCATATAACGATCCCACGCGTTTCATTCCATAATCAAATACCTGAATGCCGAGAGGGGGAACCATGACTAGACGGGCAACTATCTTACCATCATTAGCAACGTGAATCGCATCACCTATTTTCTTTAGAGACATGACGTATACGGGTCCCTCCCCATTTTTAAGTATAATACGATCAAACTTTTAGATAACTTTCCTGCCTGTATCCATGAATTATTAGCATATTATGGGTAATGATGCCATATGATTATGCATTTATAAAAATCAATAATAATTGAAAAATAATCATAGGCCCCAATACGTATACTTCGAATTAATGCCTGTTTAATCCCTATTATGGGAGCCCATTATGAAGGGGAACTAAATCGATGTATTACGCATCTAATTCCCCTTAGTTCTAATGAGCAGGATTTATAGGTAAAACGAATTGTTATCCTAGCCCATTAAGACGGGGGGAGACCTGCGATGCCCTTTAATGTCGATGAAAGGCTAGTGCGTTTAGGCACAGTAAATTCAAGGTAACCTTTTTAAATATGCCGAGTTGAATTGGTAGCATGGAAAATCAGCAGACCCCAGTAGAGACTGGTGATGTGGATATACTCTATTTTAAGAGCCTTCATGATTTTCTATTATATCTTGATCAATTGATAAATGATAATCAGAGAAAAGCAGAGGCCATAAATAAAGACTTGGAGGCACTCAAGGGACGTGTTGATAAGTTTGAAGCCATTCAGAGAATAATAGAGGAATTATTAGAGAAGAATAAGGAGGTGCTTCCAACGGCGATAGAGTTAACGGGCCTCAAGATATACATTGACCCGAGGCCCACGGATGAGTATGATATATTAAAGGAAGGCCTTGACTCAATAACTGATAGAAATACGGTGCTGAGGAAAATTAAGGATATAGTGGATATACTTCAAACAAAAATAGGCCAAAGCGATACGACAATAATAGTGGAGATGAGAAACGGAGTCCCAGTCAAGATACTATTTAGAGGCTGGTAATGAGGCTCTTTCAAGATTTAATTTTAAAATAGCGAAGAGCTGGGAGATTGTCTCTCACATCATGGTATTACTTATAATACACTAGCTGTGGGGCATATCCATGAAGCTTCAGGTCGCGCTCGATTTAGTGGATATAGAGGTTGCTGTGGGCATGGCTAAGACCCTATATATTGGTAATGCGGTTGATGTGCTTGAGGCCGGCACTCCCCTAATAAAATCAAGTGGGATGTATGCTGTATCCAGGCTTCGGGCTTGTTGCAGGAATGCAGTCATTTTTGCGGACTTGAAGACAATGGATGCTGGTTCAATAGAGGTTAAGATGGCTGCCGATGCTGGGGCCGATATGGCAAGCGTATTGGCCGCGGCTCCTCTGGAGACCATAATAGAATTCATAAAGTCAGCGTCATCAAATGGAATAAAATCGATAGTTGACTTCATAGGAATAACAAATATAGATGATAGATTAAGTGAAATACTAGCATCAGGAGTAAGGCCGGACTTCATTGGTTTACATGTTGGGATAGATATACAGAGGCGCACTGGATTAACAGCAGCTAATCTGGTTAATGAGGCAATTAAAATAAAGGAAAAATACGGTATTCAAGTAACTATAGCTGGGGGCATAAATGAGAAAATTGCCGCAGCAATAGCAGGTAAAGATATAGATATAGTGGTTGTGGGGAATGCCATAACCGGAGCTGATGATCCGTTATCCTCTGCAATCAGAATACGACGCGCATTAGGAATCGAATCTAGGGCCTCCAAATAAATATCTAAACCCCCTAAGATACCCTAAGAGGCGAGTATTGCCTCCCCTTATAATTATTAAAAAGAAAGTTTTTGAGCTAGAAGGGACTTTTTGAGCGGTTAAAAGGATGGAGTACCTCATTAATGAGGATCAAGTGATAATGAGAGCAGCAATCGCTTTTTAGGGGAGGCCACGCTGGGCTAAACACTTTATTAAAGAGTTACCTAATCGGTTAATTAATGAGCAATATAGAAGATGAGTTAACGGGCTTAACCATAGATTTGGTTCGCATAAATAGCGTTAATCCCCCGGGTCTAACTAATGATATCGCCAGTTTCATAAGGGAATGGCTGGGGAGACGCGGGTATCAAGGCCATGTATATGAGTATGAAAAAGGAAAACCCAATATAATTGCTAAGGTTGGCCGCGGATCCCCCACGCTCATATTAAATGGGCACATGGATGTGGTTCCACCAGGGGAATCCAGTAAGTGGAGCGTGCCTCCTTTTTCTGGAAAGGTAATTGATGGAAAGATTTTCGGCAGAGGCACAACGGACATGAAGGGAGGATTAGCTGCATTAATGATGGCATTCATTGACTTGGCTCCACAAGTTGAAAATAGCGATGCATCGCTGATATTCTCCGCGACGGTTGACGAGGAGTCAGGCGGACATCCGGGCGTTGAGGCGCTGGTGAATAATGGTGTTTTAAGGGGAGATGCCGCAATAATAGCCGAACCAACTGGTGCCTCCCGCTTCTGCATAGCTGAGAAGGGCTTGGCTCAAGTGAGAATAAATACTATGGGAAGGCCTGCGCATGGTAGTTTGCCGATCCTCGGCAGGAATGCAATTTTGGAATTGATTAATGCAGTTAATGAATCGGCTAAGGCAATTAATGAGTTCAATAGGGGAATCAAGTTGCCGCGCGATCTAGAGGCTCCAATAGAGAATTCAGCCAAAATCTACGGAGCTGCCGCCAGAGGCATTGGCTTAAGAGTGGATGATAATGAGCTTGGGAACATAATAGGATCAGTATCATTTAATCCCGGCGTGATTCGCGGTGGTTCCAAAATAAATATGGTGCCTGATTCAGCTGAGCTTGAGCTAGATATGAGGGTTCCTCCTGGCGCTTCATCTAGGCAAGTAATCGATTACCTGGCGGCTAGGCTAGGCGATTCAGCTAGGGTTGAGGTCATAGATGTTAGTGAGCCCAATTACACGCCAATTAATTCTGAAATAGTTGCTTCAGTGAGGGATTCCATAATTGAGGAAGGAAAGCAACCAGTTCCATTAATATTAACGGGGGCAACCGATGGCCGCTATCTAAGGGCTGCAGGAATACCGGTGGTTATTTATGGTCCAGGCGAGCTAGCTATGGCTCATTCATATGATGAATACGTCGCTATAGATGACTTAAAGGACTCCTTGATAGTCATGGAGAAAGCCATTCAACGATTCCTTGGATTGGGGAGATATGGTAAAAAAATTGGTAATAAACGAAACTAATTTAAGCAACTGTTCTGAAAGTAGTGACATGAGTTCTGAATATAAACTACCCCTAATCGGTGAGAAGTTTCCGGAAATGGAGGTAGAGACTACCCAGGGCAAAATAAAGCTCCCAGATCACTTTAAGGGGAAATGGTTCATGCTGTTTAGTCACCCCGGCGACTTTACGCCGGTATGCACAACTGAGTTCATCAGCTTCGCTAAGAGGTATGATGACTTCAAGAAGCTCAACACGGAATTAATAGGGCTATCCGTGGATAGCGTAATTTCCCATGTTGAGTGGATCAGGTGGATAGAGGATAACATTAAGGTCAAAGTGCCGTTCCCAGTAATAGCTGACNCAATGGGTAATGTAGCTAAGAGGCTAGGCATGATACATGCAGAATCAGCGACAAGCACTGTCAGGGCCGTCTTCATTGTTGATGATAAGGGCACGGTTAGGTTAATATTATATTACCCACTAGAAATAGGGAGAAGCGTTAATGAATTGCTGCGCGTGATAAAGGCGCTACAGGTAGTGGATAAGTATGGCGTTGCATTGCCGGCAAACTGGCCTGAGAATGAAGTGATTGGGGAGAATGCGATTAATCCGCCGCCTCACACCGTTGATGGCGCTGCATCCAGGTTAAAGGAGTATAAGGGCTATGCATGGTGGTTAACGTATAGGGAATTACCGAAAGCGGAGGTCGAGGAGGCAAGAAACATATTAAAGATACGCGTATAGGAAACGGAAACTAATATATAAAATAAAAATTTATTTAACTATTTTCATCGATCGCTAACTAATGGAGTTTAGGCAAGCCACGTCGTTGGATTCTGAGGAAATCAAATCATTTACTATGGATACATTTCCATGGGGTGACTACTTGCCGAATGAGGTAGATACATGGATAAAGAATGGGAATGTCTATGTAATGACTGATAATGGAAGAATAGTGGCGGTTGCATCCATGCTTTTTCTTTTCCAGGAAACGGCTTGGTTACGGGGATTAAGGGTTAGGAAGCAGGAGCGGAGGAGGGGCATCGGTAAAGCAATCACGATGAATATGCTGGAACTGGCGAGAAGCAATGGCGCAAGGCGAGCAATGCTGATGGTAGCTGAATGGAATACCGCAAGCAGAATGCTAGTTAAATCCCTAGGCTTTGAACAAGTAATGGATGTATGGGGCGGAGTAATAGATCCAAACGCGACTATTATTGATGATGCCATTGAACTAATTAGGGATGCCTTATCCATCACTGATAATTATATTTGTTTACCTGATGATCCATGGACATGCACAAAGGCATCCTTGAATGACGTGCTATCACTATCTCCCCGGATTTATAGGGGACCCGGCATAGGTATAGGGCGATTCTCCGTGGGGCAGCCGACCTCCGCCATACCGGCCTCGGTCGTCTCCACTGCGGAGGGTAAATTTAAGGAATCATATGGTAAATATACCATTTTTGAGTTGATGCTATAGATCAATCATTATTCCATTGATAAATTTCATTCATATAATGGGGTCCCTCCATGGTTATCAGAATCACTTGGAGCAGTGATTCCTAATTGATTCAATAATTCCCTCTTTGGTTTCCCATTCTCATCATAGCCCCTCAATTCATAGTAATACTGTAGAGCCGCTTCCAATTCAGCTCGGGGAATCACGTGCTTCTTACCCTCATACTCCACCCCTTCCTCAAACCACCGTCTTGGCAGCTCATCATCGGCTTTAGTGGTTCCATTCATTAATCTATGCATCACTATTATGCGGTGCGACACTGACTTCAACTCATTTAAGCTATATTCATATCCAGTGACTGCCTTAAGCGAGGCTCTAATAGTGTCCCAATCATAAATGGATCGCCCGAACTTACATAAAAGCATTGAATCATATAACGCATTGCGGTTCTCTAGGTCAATTACATAATTGATTTTTTCTTCATTAATTGAGAATCTGCCTCCGGCTTGTCCACTTATATCAATGGCATATGCGCTGGACCAGAGGTGATCAGCGCCTCTTTCTCCTACTGCATTATTTAGCGACATCCCCATTAATGTTCTAGGATCATAACCGGCAGGCTCTAGTCCTTTCACGTGAATCGCTAGATCTTGCACGCCAAGTTTTTCTGCCATGCCTCTAACGCCGAGGGCTATTAATTCTCCAATGCCTTGCTTATATGCTGTATTAATTATGAGCTCTCGTATCTTCTCATGATCACCCCATTTAGGTGCATTATCCATGATCCCCCTTTGACCTAAGTATATCAGGAACGCTATTGAATTGCCTAGGCTAACAGTGTCGAGACCTAATCTATCTGCTAATTCCGCTAAGTCAATTATTTTTGATGGATCGCTTATTCCGGTTAGTCCGCCAATTGCCATTACAGACTCGTACTCCAAGTCATAGGAGCCATTACTTGATTTGACTATTTTGTGGCATGCAATGGGGCAGTAGAGGCAAGCCCCATTCCTTAATAAGAAACTAGTCTTTAATTTTTCTTCCCAAGATATGTTTCTCCATCCGGGCAACTCAACCTTGGTCCAGTACAGGCTTGGGAAGAAGCCCATTGAATTACCAATATCGATCAGCCTAACTGTTCCTCCGCTTCTATATGGTATTGTTCCCGGATTACTTAATGTGGCTTTACCCAGTTGCTTGACTAATTCGTAATATAAGGATGGATTCGCCACGTTGATATCTTTATTATCTGGAAGAAATGCTATGGCCTTTATCATTTTGCTGCCCATGACTGCTCCTGCCCCTGTTCGCCCGAATTGCCTCCATTTCTCGTGATTTATGGTAGCATAGGGAACGGCATTTTCGCCTGCTGGTCCAATTACTAATATGCTTGAGTCCCCTAGTTCTCTCCTAATCAATTCCTCTGCTTGAACTGAGTCCATGCCCCACATCCACTCTGCGTCGCGAGTCTCAACTCCACCATCACTTACTACTAGGTAAATTGGTTTATTAGATGAACCCGTAATTATCAATGCATCGATTCCAGCATACTTCATGTATGCTCCAAGAGTTCCACCAACTGTTGAGTAACTCCATCTATTTGTGAGGGGTGATTTAAATATGGCTGCGGCCCTTGTGGCTAAAGGCAATTTGGAACCCCCAAGGGGTCCAGTGGCTATT
It encodes:
- a CDS encoding 3-hydroxyacyl-CoA dehydrogenase, which produces MGHGIAELFAINGFNVNLMDAYEDALKKGLARIRESLNKLAEKGKVGNVDDIMSRIKTFTDIQSAVKNVDLVVEAVPELLDLKIKVFKDVDAAAPRHAILASNTSNIRISDLAAATSRPEMVVGMHFFNPPVVMKLVEVIRGSKTSDEAFQAIFDLSKTLGKTPVKVLKDSPGFIVNRIQAPELLLLCLIQDKGVATPEEVDALLLGQGLPMGAYELLDFVGIDVVYHSMEYFSKALSGDYGKCVTIKKMYEEKRLGKKTGKGFYDWSKGRPSIDIMKVTNKVGLLDFFAVEINEAVKVLEEGVAEKPEDVDTAVMLGLNRPFGPFSVAKSLSNEEVKAKLESLANEFGVDVFKPTRSIVEGKLREVAQGRVKFIMEQPQQSITREARQEQATKPGXGVGQFETIKVEKFDFKVARISLNRPKYNTINGKVLDELNAAIDALWDDPEINVVIITGVGDIMSAGADLTGFYFSNPLQFTEFSRKGERTFRRLMEMPKLTIAAIKGYALGGGLELSLACDLRVATEDSQIGFPEVTLGLIPGWGGTQRAVKLIGISRANQLVLTGERISAKIAHEWGLINVLFPRDGFDDRVLQYAKDIAAKVAPISVALAKRLTNKAGEVASDVGLEMEATAMGLLFSTEDLKEGIMAFSQKRQPNFKGR
- a CDS encoding acetyl-CoA acetyltransferase (Catalyzes the synthesis of acetoacetyl coenzyme A from two molecules of acetyl coenzyme A. It can also act as a thiolase, catalyzing the reverse reaction and generating two-carbon units from the four-carbon product of fatty acid oxidation) — protein: MDVYIVDFLRTAFSRSRPNEPEKDVFNSIRMDEALAKLIKEVVNRTGVNPKEIGDVITGCALQADENWLYAGRHPVFLANLPIEVPAMAVDRACASSMTSISIGAMEIMTGNSDIVLAGGMEHMTHVPMSNNPHVAINFKLMTDPHYAHLQMGIGYNMGLTAENLARYAKIPKDEMDQLAYRSHMLAAKSLDEGWFKGEILPLEVEYQGRRIVVDKDQSIRPDTTLEQIAKLPPAFMANGVITAGNSSPLNAGASLVMLMSEXKVKEYGLKPLAKIRSMGWAGVHPALMGMGPVPASQKALQRAGLKPEDIDYWEINEAFAVVVLYAIKQLGIDINKVNIHGGAIAIGHPLGATGARITGTLARILNEKGKNLGVAXLCVGSGQGFSIVLERA
- a CDS encoding orotidine 5-phosphate decarboxylase → MKLQVALDLVDIEVAVGMAKTLYIGNAVDVLEAGTPLIKSSGMYAVSRLRACCRNAVIFADLKTMDAGSIEVKMAADAGADMASVLAAAPLETIIEFIKSASSNGIKSIVDFIGITNIDDRLSEILASGVRPDFIGLHVGIDIQRRTGLTAANLVNEAIKIKEKYGIQVTIAGGINEKIAAAIAGKDIDIVVVGNAITGADDPLSSAIRIRRALGIESRASK
- a CDS encoding succinyl-diaminopimelate desuccinylase, with translation MSNIEDELTGLTIDLVRINSVNPPGLTNDIASFIREWLGRRGYQGHVYEYEKGKPNIIAKVGRGSPTLILNGHMDVVPPGESSKWSVPPFSGKVIDGKIFGRGTTDMKGGLAALMMAFIDLAPQVENSDASLIFSATVDEESGGHPGVEALVNNGVLRGDAAIIAEPTGASRFCIAEKGLAQVRINTMGRPAHGSLPILGRNAILELINAVNESAKAINEFNRGIKLPRDLEAPIENSAKIYGAAARGIGLRVDDNELGNIIGSVSFNPGVIRGGSKINMVPDSAELELDMRVPPGASSRQVIDYLAARLGDSARVEVIDVSEPNYTPINSEIVASVRDSIIEEGKQPVPLILTGATDGRYLRAAGIPVVIYGPGELAMAHSYDEYVAIDDLKDSLIVMEKAIQRFLGLGRYGKKIGNKRN
- a CDS encoding peroxiredoxin; the protein is MSSEYKLPLIGEKFPEMEVETTQGKIKLPDHFKGKWFMLFSHPGDFTPVCTTEFISFAKRYDDFKKLNTELIGLSVDSVISHVEWIRWIEDNIKVKVPFPVIADXMGNVAKRLGMIHAESATSTVRAVFIVDDKGTVRLILYYPLEIGRSVNELLRVIKALQVVDKYGVALPANWPENEVIGENAINPPPHTVDGAASRLKEYKGYAWWLTYRELPKAEVEEARNILKIRV
- a CDS encoding aldehyde ferredoxin oxidoreductase, with protein sequence MYGYAGAILHIRLGHSYMKTNLDEXIAKSMIGGRGLGLRLILEMGIPRTINPFDPSSPLIIATGPLGGSKLPLATRAAAIFKSPLTNRWSYSTVGGTLGAYMKYAGIDALIITGSSNKPIYLVVSDGGVETRDAEWMWGMDSVQAEELIRRELGDSSILVIGPAGENAVPYATINHEKWRQFGRTGAGAVMGSKMIKAIAFLPDNKDINVANPSLYYELVKQLGKATLSNPGTIPYRSGGTVRLIDIGNSMGFFPSLYWTKVELPGWRNISWEEKLKTSFLLRNGACLYCPIACHKIVKSSNGSYDLEYESVMAIGGLTGISDPSKIIDLAELADRLGLDTVSLGNSIAFLIYLGQRGIMDNAPKWGDHEKIRELIINTAYKQGIGELIALGVRGMAEKLGVQDLAIHVKGLEPAGYDPRTLMGMSLNNAVGERGADHLWSSAYAIDISGQAGGRFSINEEKINYVIDLENRNALYDSMLLCKFGRSIYDWDTIRASLKAVTGYEYSLNELKSVSHRIIVMHRLMNGTTKADDELPRRWFEEGVEYEGKKHVIPRAELEAALQYYYELRGYDENGKPKRELLNQLGITAPSDSDNHGGTPLYE